Proteins from a single region of Caloramator sp. E03:
- a CDS encoding dynamin family protein codes for MGISIYDILDDSIKLLEESDVCKDQLEKLLKLREKLKNKEIIISVVGQFKRGKTTFINKVLGDDILPVAIIPITSVVTRLQYSPTSCAKVIFKNGEEKEVPLDNLSIYISEQENPNNQKEVEYVKIFYPSSILKEGIILVDTPGVGSIHKHNTDAAYSFIKNSDAIIFMLSVDSPINEIEREFLSAAKKYASKFYFVINKIDVINSSELETYLKYCENVICEIMNINYIDFFPISAQKLIGVEKLISIIKRDVNHSKDEIIVNSIKIKTTDILKTVLSKIQLYISALKMPIDSLEEKIKELYDKLKELDRITEDIFYHAEKNTDNLIQNIEEYFKIKVDNMVSDMEKILKDEYEKNNFLRPRKLEEKLKYIIDSSLVEKLESMNEEGLEKLKIGYENIIEMLNNDINDIKSYISKTVYDIFNVEYSYEKNDYILSNKEDFYVEVDSFSGSFFININDFVYIMPKSYSNRIIYQKLLDNMKRAIERNKNNMLYNYRYKIQESLRSFKLTFTEDSSNLQRDIQNTLNKVILNREDKNMEVENKIKKLNSLCENIEDIVKNCYPS; via the coding sequence GTGGGTATTTCAATATATGATATATTAGATGATTCTATTAAATTATTAGAAGAATCTGATGTTTGTAAAGATCAACTTGAAAAGCTTTTAAAGTTAAGGGAAAAGTTAAAGAATAAAGAGATTATAATATCTGTTGTGGGTCAGTTTAAACGTGGCAAGACAACCTTTATAAATAAGGTTTTAGGAGATGATATACTACCTGTTGCAATTATTCCTATAACATCTGTTGTTACAAGACTTCAGTATAGCCCTACTTCTTGTGCAAAAGTTATTTTTAAAAATGGAGAAGAAAAAGAGGTTCCTTTAGATAATCTTTCTATTTATATTAGTGAACAGGAAAATCCTAACAATCAAAAAGAGGTGGAATATGTTAAAATATTCTATCCAAGCAGTATATTAAAGGAAGGAATAATACTTGTAGATACTCCTGGGGTTGGATCGATTCATAAACATAATACTGATGCTGCTTATTCTTTTATAAAAAACAGCGATGCCATAATTTTTATGCTCTCTGTTGATAGTCCAATAAATGAAATAGAAAGAGAATTTTTGAGTGCGGCAAAAAAGTATGCATCAAAGTTTTATTTTGTAATTAATAAGATAGATGTAATAAATAGCAGTGAACTTGAAACATATTTAAAATATTGTGAAAATGTTATTTGTGAAATAATGAACATTAATTATATTGATTTTTTCCCTATTAGTGCTCAGAAGTTAATAGGGGTTGAAAAATTAATATCAATTATTAAAAGAGATGTAAATCATTCTAAAGATGAAATTATTGTAAATTCAATAAAGATAAAAACAACTGATATATTAAAAACTGTTTTATCAAAGATACAGCTTTATATCAGTGCATTAAAAATGCCTATTGATAGTTTAGAGGAAAAAATAAAAGAGCTATATGATAAGCTAAAAGAATTAGATAGGATAACTGAAGATATTTTTTATCATGCTGAAAAAAATACAGACAACCTTATTCAAAATATTGAGGAATACTTTAAGATAAAGGTAGATAATATGGTAAGTGATATGGAAAAAATATTAAAAGATGAGTATGAAAAGAATAACTTTTTAAGACCAAGAAAATTAGAAGAAAAGTTGAAGTACATTATTGATAGTAGCTTGGTTGAAAAGCTTGAGAGTATGAATGAAGAAGGATTAGAGAAATTAAAAATTGGGTATGAGAATATAATAGAAATGCTTAATAATGACATCAATGATATAAAATCTTATATATCAAAAACAGTATATGATATTTTCAATGTAGAGTACAGCTATGAAAAAAATGATTATATTCTCTCTAATAAAGAGGATTTTTATGTTGAAGTTGATAGCTTTTCAGGTTCATTTTTTATAAATATTAATGATTTTGTTTATATTATGCCAAAATCGTATTCAAATAGGATTATATATCAAAAGTTACTAGATAATATGAAAAGAGCTATTGAGCGAAATAAAAACAATATGCTATACAATTATAGATATAAAATTCAAGAAAGTCTTCGTTCCTTTAAGTTAACATTTACAGAGGACTCATCTAATCTGCAAAGGGATATTCAAAACACTTTAAATAAAGTTATATTAAATAGAGAGGATAAGAATATGGAGGTTGAGAACAAAATAAAAAAATTAAATAGTTTGTGTGAAAATATAGAGGATATTGTTAAAAACTGTTACCCAAGCTAA
- a CDS encoding tetratricopeptide repeat protein yields MDFLSYLKKELDNILFLEIDKDIKVKDKAILKKGVYPIISKDMISFASKGKENIPISYFIKGMAYVIACDPAFKYNNDYINCMRNVPQAKSYLIMEIENKKINNTKESLILTKALCEIYPKKEYIMNMIYIMMSMHDKTGYKFLEDEIVYELKELAKNYPDYSPPFFLLGEYYLDKDMTMSKMYFSKALNDDKYKLKALDYLEKIDLTEEYDKAVDKIKKGEGSEVISILERYLQLFPQNLNCKYYFAMALRQSGDYDSALSILFELLKNGELPEIYNEIGLNYACINRFDKAIEFFKNSLKIKPDNPDIICNIGVCYYYLDNLEEAKKAFELCLRLNPNDGIAKLWIEKCN; encoded by the coding sequence ATGGATTTTCTAAGTTATTTAAAGAAGGAACTAGATAATATTTTGTTTTTAGAGATTGATAAGGATATAAAGGTTAAAGATAAAGCTATTCTAAAAAAAGGTGTATATCCTATAATATCTAAAGATATGATATCATTTGCAAGTAAAGGGAAAGAAAACATACCTATTAGTTATTTTATTAAAGGAATGGCTTATGTAATTGCTTGTGATCCAGCTTTTAAATATAACAATGACTATATTAACTGTATGAGAAATGTCCCTCAAGCAAAAAGTTATTTAATAATGGAAATAGAAAATAAAAAGATTAATAATACAAAAGAATCATTAATTCTTACAAAAGCCCTTTGTGAAATTTATCCTAAAAAAGAGTATATTATGAATATGATTTATATTATGATGAGTATGCATGATAAAACAGGTTATAAGTTTTTAGAAGATGAGATAGTATATGAGTTAAAAGAGTTAGCAAAAAATTACCCTGATTATTCCCCACCGTTTTTTTTATTAGGAGAATATTATCTTGACAAGGATATGACAATGTCTAAAATGTATTTTTCAAAGGCTTTAAATGATGATAAGTATAAGTTAAAGGCATTAGACTATTTAGAGAAGATAGATTTAACAGAAGAATATGATAAAGCAGTAGACAAAATTAAAAAAGGTGAAGGTAGTGAAGTAATAAGTATTTTAGAAAGATATTTACAACTATTTCCTCAAAATTTAAATTGTAAATATTACTTTGCTATGGCTCTAAGACAGTCTGGGGATTATGATAGTGCTCTTTCAATATTATTTGAACTTTTAAAGAATGGCGAGTTGCCGGAGATATATAACGAAATTGGTTTGAATTATGCATGTATAAATAGATTTGACAAAGCTATTGAATTCTTTAAAAACTCTTTAAAAATAAAACCTGATAATCCTGATATAATATGTAATATAGGTGTTTGTTATTACTATCTTGATAATTTAGAGGAAGCCAAAAAGGCTTTTGAGCTTTGTTTACGTTTAAATCCTAATGATGGTATAGCAAAACTTTGGATTGAAAAGTGTAATTAA
- a CDS encoding PRD domain-containing protein yields the protein MYNPLCEKVKEEYKELYKLVSETMKPFSELFDQDIPEDELAYLTVHFGAILFNGKESIIPPKKTALIVCSGGIGSSAILYTELKNLFPELNFLYPIELSRLKTLVSRLILCLLQIIVLNLWK from the coding sequence ATTTATAATCCTCTATGTGAGAAAGTCAAAGAAGAATACAAAGAATTATATAAATTAGTTAGTGAAACAATGAAGCCATTTAGTGAATTGTTTGATCAGGATATACCAGAGGATGAACTTGCATATTTGACAGTACATTTTGGGGCTATTTTGTTTAACGGGAAGGAATCCATAATTCCACCTAAAAAGACAGCACTAATTGTTTGCTCAGGAGGTATTGGAAGTTCTGCAATTTTGTATACTGAGTTAAAAAATTTATTTCCAGAATTAAATTTTTTATATCCTATTGAATTATCTAGATTAAAAACATTAGTGAGCCGGTTGATATTGTGTTTACTTCAAATTATAGTGCTGAACTTATGGAAATAG
- a CDS encoding BglG family transcription antiterminator has translation MDKELALILQLLLERTLITTKELKDITGLSIRQITYRINKINDLLKSKNIALISIGYNKNIIIQSETRDAIREIIHLYNSENNYYLSKDERLIFMYLNLFINLDYLALNHFIDSMKVSKSCVLMDLKDLTQLLSKFDISIEYNRTYGYYLTGSEMEIRRLMIKMVINTLSISHDCKIFNLLINEYKLDNFEKTKEIILNLANKHNIKFVEDRLVEFIYIFIFLKARMISKKKNESEMAHIPNISVIKLLKEYEFTEDLLYSFDNCRNIKTFDVDYISAWIIGISVGNIKDKTEDSSIISKIVTRIMTRFESLSGFHYINREAIFE, from the coding sequence ATGGATAAGGAACTTGCCTTGATTTTACAGCTGTTATTAGAAAGAACCCTAATAACAACAAAAGAATTAAAGGACATAACAGGTTTATCGATAAGGCAAATCACATATAGAATTAATAAGATTAATGATTTATTAAAATCAAAAAATATAGCACTTATTTCAATAGGATATAATAAGAATATTATTATCCAATCAGAAACAAGGGATGCAATACGTGAGATAATCCATCTATATAATTCTGAAAACAATTATTACCTAAGTAAAGATGAAAGACTTATATTTATGTATTTAAATTTATTTATTAATTTAGATTATTTAGCACTTAACCATTTTATTGATTCGATGAAGGTTAGCAAATCATGTGTACTGATGGATTTAAAGGATTTAACCCAGTTATTATCAAAATTTGATATTAGTATAGAATATAATCGTACTTATGGATATTACTTAACTGGTTCTGAAATGGAAATAAGAAGGCTGATGATAAAAATGGTTATTAATACTTTATCTATAAGCCATGATTGTAAGATTTTTAATTTGTTAATTAATGAATATAAATTGGACAACTTTGAAAAAACAAAGGAAATAATCTTAAATCTTGCGAATAAGCATAATATTAAATTTGTAGAAGATAGATTAGTTGAATTTATATATATTTTTATTTTTTTAAAGGCGAGAATGATTTCAAAAAAGAAGAATGAATCTGAAATGGCTCATATACCAAATATTTCTGTAATAAAGCTTTTGAAAGAATATGAGTTTACCGAGGATTTATTATATAGCTTCGATAACTGCAGAAATATAAAAACCTTTGATGTTGATTATATAAGTGCTTGGATTATAGGCATATCAGTAGGAAATATTAAAGATAAGACAGAGGATTCGTCTATTATTTCTAAAATAGTAACAAGAATAATGACAAGATTTGAATCCTTAAGTGGATTTCATTATATCAATAGAGAGGCTATATTTGAATAG
- a CDS encoding ketohydroxyglutarate aldolase, translated as MFKADIINRIESTGAMAIVRTETIERGIEIAEGCLAGGIDVLEISYTLPNAGDVIKALSDKFGDKLLVGAGTVLDSETARLAILSGAKFIIAPNFSKDVAKVCNRYLIPYAPGCTTITEMIEALEVGASFIKAFPISNFYGPSLVSIIKTPIPNMPILASGGVNLDNLEEWLKNGVDVVGFGGLLTKGTKEEIAENAKKIREIILSIRKNK; from the coding sequence ATGTTTAAAGCTGATATAATTAACAGAATTGAATCAACAGGTGCTATGGCAATTGTGAGGACAGAAACAATAGAAAGAGGAATAGAAATAGCAGAAGGGTGTTTGGCTGGAGGAATAGATGTACTTGAAATAAGTTATACTTTACCTAATGCAGGAGATGTGATTAAAGCTCTTAGTGATAAATTTGGAGATAAGTTATTAGTAGGAGCTGGAACGGTTTTAGATTCAGAAACAGCAAGACTTGCAATTTTATCAGGTGCAAAATTTATTATTGCTCCAAACTTTAGTAAAGATGTTGCAAAAGTATGCAATCGTTACCTCATTCCTTATGCTCCTGGATGTACTACCATTACTGAGATGATTGAGGCGTTAGAGGTTGGAGCTTCTTTTATTAAGGCATTCCCTATTTCAAATTTTTATGGTCCTTCCTTAGTATCAATTATAAAAACACCAATTCCTAATATGCCAATACTTGCCTCTGGAGGAGTTAATCTTGATAATTTAGAGGAATGGCTTAAAAATGGGGTTGATGTGGTGGGTTTTGGAGGACTTTTGACAAAAGGAACAAAAGAAGAAATTGCTGAAAATGCTAAAAAAATAAGAGAAATAATATTAAGTATAAGAAAAAATAAATAA
- a CDS encoding PTS sugar transporter subunit IIA translates to MFTSNYSAELMEIEQPLIKVSPVMTLKEKAQVKREVYMQLGNTFFKLPKIEEVMEIIKKYSIVTSEKMLRNELQSYFSQMENYTVNSDGDILLSDLINENLIRLKVSAKNWEEAIRKSASALLENDKITANYIDEMINTAKESGPYIVITKHVALPHARPEAGAKEIAIGIATLENPIEFGNKDNDPVKYIFCLSAKDQKTHLEAMSELAVLLEDENFYNVLDNSKTPEEVMDYIKNMNNR, encoded by the coding sequence GTGTTTACTTCAAATTATAGTGCTGAACTTATGGAAATAGAACAACCTCTTATAAAAGTTAGTCCTGTTATGACTTTAAAAGAGAAAGCCCAAGTAAAAAGGGAAGTTTATATGCAGCTTGGGAATACCTTTTTTAAATTACCTAAGATAGAAGAAGTTATGGAAATTATAAAAAAATATTCAATTGTAACTTCTGAAAAAATGCTTAGAAATGAATTGCAGTCTTATTTTTCACAAATGGAGAATTATACAGTCAATAGCGATGGAGATATTTTGTTAAGTGATTTAATAAATGAAAATCTAATTCGCTTAAAGGTATCAGCTAAAAATTGGGAGGAAGCTATAAGAAAATCAGCTTCAGCGTTGCTTGAAAATGATAAAATAACTGCAAATTATATTGATGAAATGATAAATACAGCTAAGGAATCAGGCCCATATATTGTAATAACAAAGCATGTTGCCCTTCCACATGCAAGGCCTGAAGCTGGCGCAAAAGAGATTGCTATCGGTATTGCAACATTGGAAAATCCAATTGAATTTGGAAATAAAGATAATGATCCAGTTAAATATATATTTTGCCTTAGTGCTAAAGATCAAAAAACACATCTTGAAGCTATGTCAGAATTAGCAGTACTTTTAGAGGATGAAAATTTTTATAACGTTTTAGATAATTCAAAAACTCCTGAAGAAGTTATGGATTATATCAAGAATATGAACAATAGATAA
- a CDS encoding MalY/PatB family protein: MYNFDIKTDRINERCRKWDKKIIKEHFKYVSDDFIPLWIADMDFKAPDNILNSFKKAIDRGVFGYTYVYDEFYDAVINWKKDMHGVEIYKEWITLSYGTVSTLHYIVQAFCNENDFVIINTPVYEPFNGAVVKQGVRCIYNKLNIIENRYYIDFEEIESQLREFKPKLYLLCSPHNPSGRIWSIDELRKIAMLCKKYKTILVVDEVHGEQIHFGRFYSILSLEEELMDNIILLSSPNKAFNLGGLKTSYSIIPNKNIRERFRERLFKNSITSPNVFGIIGIISAYNDCKDYLKEVTKYIYDNYLYTVDFIDNKIPKLSYMKMESSYLLWINISKTGITSTEFTKLLSSEYGVLVEDGNNFVCDGEGWIRINLGTQRENIKKAMERIEKCVQNLDKIFS, translated from the coding sequence ATGTACAATTTTGATATAAAAACAGATAGAATAAATGAAAGATGTAGAAAATGGGACAAAAAAATAATCAAGGAACATTTTAAATATGTATCAGATGACTTTATTCCATTATGGATTGCGGATATGGATTTTAAAGCCCCTGATAATATACTGAATTCTTTTAAAAAAGCAATCGACAGAGGAGTATTTGGATATACTTATGTTTATGATGAATTTTATGATGCAGTAATAAACTGGAAGAAGGATATGCATGGAGTTGAGATTTATAAAGAATGGATAACTTTAAGTTATGGAACGGTATCTACTCTGCATTATATTGTTCAGGCATTTTGCAATGAAAATGATTTTGTAATAATTAATACTCCAGTATATGAACCCTTTAATGGTGCAGTAGTAAAACAGGGAGTAAGATGCATCTATAATAAATTAAATATTATTGAAAACAGATATTACATAGATTTTGAAGAAATAGAATCTCAGCTTAGAGAATTTAAACCAAAGCTATATTTGCTTTGCTCACCTCACAATCCTTCAGGGAGGATATGGAGCATCGATGAATTAAGAAAAATTGCAATGCTTTGCAAAAAATATAAAACTATTCTTGTTGTTGATGAAGTACATGGAGAGCAGATACATTTTGGAAGATTTTATTCTATTCTTTCCTTGGAGGAGGAATTAATGGATAATATAATATTGCTTTCTTCCCCAAATAAGGCTTTTAATTTGGGAGGGCTTAAAACTTCATATTCTATTATTCCAAATAAAAATATAAGAGAAAGGTTCAGAGAAAGACTTTTTAAAAATTCGATAACTTCACCAAACGTATTTGGAATAATAGGAATAATATCAGCCTATAATGATTGCAAAGACTATCTTAAGGAAGTTACAAAATATATTTATGATAATTATTTATATACTGTAGATTTTATAGATAATAAAATTCCTAAACTCTCCTATATGAAAATGGAGTCTTCATATCTTTTATGGATAAATATTAGTAAAACTGGAATTACATCCACTGAATTTACTAAACTATTATCATCAGAATATGGTGTTTTAGTTGAGGATGGAAATAATTTTGTTTGTGATGGTGAAGGATGGATAAGAATAAACCTTGGGACCCAAAGAGAAAATATTAAAAAGGCTATGGAAAGGATAGAAAAATGTGTTCAAAATTTAGATAAGATTTTTTCATAA